Genomic window (Chryseobacterium bernardetii):
ATGCTGTAGTTATTTCCGGGAGTAATATTAGGTGGATAGTATTCTAGCTCTGATCTAATAATAGAAAAGCCATCGTTAATGTTTGTTACAGACTTTTTAGGAAGATATAAATTGTCATATTCTTCAACAATATGGACTGTCTTTACACTTTTCAGAAAGTCTTTGGATATAGTAACATAAGGGTTGACTGCAAGAACAATTTTAGGTTTATCAGCATCTGTAACTGTTGTCACTACATTCCCGTTGAGAAGCTTGTCTATTTTGTATTGATATTGTTTAAATGACAATAACTGCGTATTGTCTAAAGAAATATCATTCGGAAATATTTTCGTTTCGTCCGTAGTTCTTATAGACCAATTTTTATAGGGTAATCCTTCGTTAATAGGGTTTATTTCGGAGCCACTCCAGATTTTTGTATTCTCAAAACCACTGGCATAGAATGTTGATCTGGCTGTTTGTCTGAATCCTATAATTCCCTTTCCATGTAAATTCCCTATCAAATCTCTGTACCTAAACTCCTGTCTTCTTTGATCTTGAATTAATTTCGAAACTACATAATGATTAACATTTTCTTTAATACTAACATAAGGGTAACTTACAGTATTAATATCTAAATAAGATTTATAAATATTCCCTTCATTAACCAAAGATGAATATTCTATATCTGTTTTTACACCTCCTTGTGTTATAGATTTAATCCTTGCCATCTTATCTAACTTATTTCCTAAGTCCCATGTGATAAGCTTGGTTTTATGAATAATAGCAAAATCAGTGTTAAGTTGAGGTAGTCGGAAGTTCCCTATGAGTGGTAAAAAATGTTCACCATAATTAGAATAGTTAATGTCTTCCCCATTTTGATCTCCCCATGCCGTTTCTTCTTTTGAGGCCAGATCATAAGCGACTGTAAATATAGGCTTACCTGTAGTGTCAACACCATCATTTCTGAAATAAACAAATCCATAACTAGAGTCCTTATTGTTAATTGCCCATTCTCTAAACCATACTTCAGATTGGAATTGAAGAAAATCACTTTTCCCATCTTTATTAAAATCAGGAGCAAAGTAATTTTTTATTGTATTTCTTCGTTTAGTAGGTTTTCCGTCATGCTTTGGTTTATAAAGTGATAAATTTGAATAATAATATTCTACAATACCTTTACCTGTTGAAATAAACATTTTCCAATCTGATGAGTCTTCTGCTACTGGAGACATTACATCAGTTTTTCCATCACCGTTAAAATCTCCTAGTAATGCTACTCCTTTAACAGAGATCTGAGCAGGTGATTGTGCTTTTAAATCAAATTCCTTTGTGACAGGATTTAGAGAGTAGATTTTAGTCCCGTCTTTCAATCCAAATAAATCTGTTTTTCCATCACCATCAAAATCACCTAACGGTATTGGTTTATAGTAAAAAGACGAAATAAATGTATACTGCCCCATATTAGTAGTATAATCCGTTAGTGGATTGTCTCTCTTTTTTAGTGTTCCTTGTAATGGGTCAAGATAAAATTCAAACACTTCACTTCCAAGATTTGCAGTTCCTTGTAATTCGGGATAGCCGTTCCAGTCCTGTCCCCAAATTTCTTCATATACGTCTTTTAATGTAGTAATAATAAATTCAGAAATACCATCTCCATTGAAATCTCCTTCAAGAAACTTTAAATCACTAAGCATATAGCCTATTGGCCCATGTTGAGTTCCTTGATAGCCTGTTAGATCTGAAAACCCAAATGAAGAAAAATCAAATTGCTTTAACATGATTTCGTCAACTCCGGATCCATTAAAATTATAGGCTCTAAGATTTAATTTATAGGTTGGTCCAAAAACCCATTCATAAGTAAAGAATGTATCGTTCGACGGCATTACTCCATTACTTTTAGGATAATTGCCACGAGTTACAACCGTTCCTGTATAATTAATATTTACAAAATTTCCTGAACCATCAAGCCTGCCTAGCATTAATGTATTTCCTTTAATAAAATCTAATTTTCCATCACCATTAAAATCTCCTGAGACAACATTGTCTCCATATATTTCGTCAAACCTGGAATTTTGATTGAAAGTATTTGATGATTGAGGAGATGATTCATTTTCAAAGACTATAGGATTAGCAGCTTCATTATTAGCATTATATTCTGTTACCTTATTAACAAATTTATATTTTGTATCATTATTAACATAGTCAATTATATATCTTTTAAACTGACTTCCATTTGAGTTTACTTTAATTTCCGATAAAATTTTACTTTGTGTATGTTTCAATCCCTGAACATAGGATTCTTCTATTAACCCTCTATCATTATAGATGAACTCAATTAAGTTAAAATGAGGTTTATTTAATATTTCATTTCCTCCCCATTCTATTTTTGATATTCGTATGACACGACTTGGACTTCTGAACCCATATCCCCCTGTATCAGGATCAGATTCATAATTATAGCTAATGTAATTTCCTTGCGCGTCTTTCCATTTTACAATATTGTATTCTAAAGGGGTTGTTACTATAATACTTCCTCTAAATCCACCTTCGTTTTTACCATACCAGGCTTGTGATCCATCTTCAAAAGTTACTTCAAAATGTGCAGGACCAGCATCTTGCCCGTTGATGTTGTAGGTTCCTACGGATTTTATTCTAATATTAGAGTACTTTTCTATAACATATTCTGCTCCATCTTTCCCATATTCGCCAGATTTAAGAATTAATCTTTGGCCATTGAAGCTATAATAATCAGAATAGTCCAATTGTATTCCTTTTACCTCTCCATCTTTTTCAATGTTCTTGCCAACCCTTGAGATTGTCGTAACCCCGGAAAGATTCCAAGAATATCCTGCAATCCCATTAGAAGAACCGCTGGTATACACTAAATTAACCTGAGGCGCTACACTTTTAACTCCCGGCGGTAAAGCAATAGGCAAAGTAAACTGCAATTGTCCTGCTCCATTTACTTCTATATTCCCTTTAGTATCATGGAAACTTTTTCCAACCGGAGCTGTTGTTCCTGATGGGTTAGTTGCCCCTGCTCCTGAATCCACAGGTCCGCCTCCCGGATTCTCCGTAGCCGGACCAATCTTTGCCAAAAACGAATTGGAAGCATCCGATTTAGCATGAAATCCTTGTGACATAATCACCGTCTGTGGATCCTGAACGGTACGGGATGTGGTTTCGGGCTGATACAGTATGGTCTGTGAAAAGCCCAATACCGAACACAAGGATAATATCAATGATGAAAATAATTTCATTGTTGTTTAGTTATTTTATAAATGATAATGATTAATGATGATTGACTGGAAATAATTCAATTAAGATTGAAGATTTTCCTTTTTCAATCTTATCTTTTAGTCACATTTCTACTAAAGACTCTACCATCTTTAAGCGTAAAGCGTAGTATGTAAACTCCCCAGTCATAACCTGCCATATTGATTTTTACCTGACGGTTTAGATCAGGAGTGTTTTGCTGTTGAAATTTCCAGTGAGTAGTACTATGCTGATACAATGAAACAGATTCGATAAGACCATCTACTTCTTCAGTCCAGTCTATAGTAAGAAAATCGTTAACAGGAACCGGATACAGTCTGATGTTCTTCAAAAAAGTTTTTTCATCCATTTGTGGTTCCTGTTTTGCAATAATAGTTTCTATTGTCTTAGCTTCTTGCTTTACTATTTCTTCTGGGGCTTTTTTAGCGGCAGCATTTGTCCCTCTGTATCTTTGGTTTCCGGCTTCATCATATTTAAAATAGACTTCTGTCTGAGAATATCCCAGAAAACCAATCAATAGAGAAAACGCAGAAAATAATTTTCTTTTCATATTTATTTTTTTGTCATTAGCTGTTGTACTTGCCTTTTAAGTTCTTTGATTTCTTCTGATTGGGATTTTAATTGCTTGTTTTGTTCAATTGAATAAAGGGTTAGTTCTTCTATTTTTTGCAAAAGTTTAATTTGAAATTCCCCTATATTTACTCCGTTTTTCTCCATTTCTTTTGCAGAAGCAATCTCTGGAAGATGTTTTTTTTCTTTTATTTGTTTCTCTATATCTTCTAGTTTTGGCAAATTATAATTTTCTTCAAAAACAAAATCTGCCGTTGGAGTTATGGTCACCTTTACTTCTTTTGCTTCAATTTTTGCATCAACTTTCATATTATCACTAAAAGAAGATTTACCTGCCACATCAAGTTTGTATTGAGGATTATGTACACCTATTCCAATATTTCCATTTGATCTTATATTGAAGAAACCTTCATATTTTGTAGGGCTAGTGAATCCAGAAACTGTCATTACACTAGGATTATTGGGTTGATATTTTGAATATCTAAGAAATATAAGATCATTTCCATTTCCAACATTTTCAGCCTCACTTCCAACATAGAATATATCACTATTCTCATTAGATATTATTTGAGCCCTCCCATATACTTTGAAGGCAATATCTGGATGTATTGCTCCTCCTATTGCAATTTTTCCAGCCGAATTTATTCTTACCCTTTCAGTATTATTTGTTTTAATAATAAAATCTTGGTTATCTATAGTCCCTAAGAAATTAGTATTTGAATTGATTCCTGAGTTTCCATTTAAATTCCATGACTGTCCATAAATAGTTAATGATAATAAAAAACTTGCAGTCATTAAACTTTTTCTCATAATTATATATTTTAAATATTATTTTTTGTTGCATAAATCATTTTTTGTCCTTTAAAAGAATCAGGAGCAAAGACTTTAAATTTAAAAGGTAGTAAATCGTTTCTTAGCTGATCTATAGTATAGGGATCATGTAGTTCTATAATAATATTATCCACATTTTTAAGCCATGTATTATTATTCTTTAAAAGAAGTTGTTCCAAACCTTCAATATCTATTTTTAACAGATCAATATGATCTATTCCAAGTCCATTCATGTAAGTCTGCATACTGTATGCTTTTACCGAATTGCTGTTTTCTTCTATTTGATCTGAAATTTTAAAGTTATATGATAAATCAGGGGAGGAAAGAAATACAACTCCATCTTTAGTGTCAATAGCAGCGTGTTCAGAAATGATATTATTGGAAAATGAAACATTTTTTTTAAGACTTTCATAATTTTCTGCTTCTGCTTCTAAAGCATATATTTTTGCTTTTGGATATTGTAATGCAAAGAATACAGATGTTAAGCCTACATTGGCCCCTAAGTCCATTATAATTTGAGGATCAGATAAAAAAAGACCTGCTGGTATATTGTATGTTTTTTTCCAAAAGACTTCATAAAATATATCAAAATCACCTGAATAAGTCCTTATGTGAACAGGAACGTTTTTTTGTGATAAAATAAAATTATACGTTACAATATCATTGTTTTCTTTTCCTAAAAAAATATTTTTTTTAAATTTTGATGAGTATTTTTTAGAGTTTTTTATGAAAAGAAAAGTTTGAGAAAAAGAAGAGTTAATCTTAAAACAAAAGATAAGTTTAGAAATGATTGTACCTAGTCTATTGATAAGCATAATTTAGATGTTAATGGTTCAGATTGATAATAAAAGTTAAGTTTTGCGCAAAAATTTTGAATGTAGTAGTGCTGCAAACTAGCAGTGTTCGTTTCATATATTAGTGAATAAAGTGATTTTTTGAATTTGAAAAAGGAAATATTTCTGAGAAGGTGTGAATTGTTTTTTCACTTTAATAATAGTTATTTAATTTTTTGCAAAGGTAGTAAATCCCAATTGGAAAATATGATTAACTATTTATAAATCGGTATTTTAGGTTGATTTATTGTTTTGTTGATTATACCAATGAATACAATAAAAAGTATGGCATTTTTTTTGGAAATAAATAACAGTAGAGTGATAAATATGATTTTGGGAAAAATTCTAAGTATGAAAAGAACTTGATTTTTGTCACCTATTTTGAAACCTTACCCATTTTAGAAAAAAACTTTACCTTTGTAACATGAACCTGTTAAGATGGATATTGGCAATTTATTTCATGGCGTTATCATTGATGCCCTGTGAAGATGTGTCTCATCCATTAAATTCAGGAAACAAAAGAATTTCTTTAAGTATTTCTGAGAATCATTCTGCTGATAAAGGAGATATTTGCTCACCATTGTGCGCTTGCAGCTGTTGTCAGATGACGGTTTCGGCCTTTAAAATGGATGCTTTATTAGAAACCCCAGAGCAGATTCCTGCTTATTTTTCAAAGAAAATCCTATTTCATAAAAACGACTTTGCCTATCAGGTATACGATCCTATATGGCAACCTCCTAAGATTTAATTTTATTGATTATCAGAAAGTTGTGCTTTCTGGTCCTACTTGAAACTTTGCAATACCATTGCAGAGGTTTTCAGGATATTTTTGCTGCAGTATTCTATACTGTACGCCTGTTTTCAATAAAATTAAATAAAAATCGTGCTAGATAAAATCATAAAATTCAGTATCAAGAACAAGGTTGTTATTGGTATTATGACGCTGTTATTGGTCATTTGGGGAACATGGAGTGCTACCAGATTACCCATAGATGCCGTACCGGATATTACTAACAATCAGGTCCAGATCATTACGGCTTGTCCTACCTTGGCAGGCCAGGAGGTAGAGCAGTTGGTCACTTTTCCCATTGAGCAGAGTATTGCCAATGTTCCGGATATTCAGGAAACAAGAAGTATTTCAAGATTCGGGCTTTCTGTTATTACAGTAGTTTTCAAAGAGAATGTTGATGTTTACTTTGCCAGACAGCTTATCAATGAACAGTTAAAAAATGCTGTTGAAGAAATTCCCAAAGGTGTTGGAACTCCTGAATTGGCTCCGGTAAGTACAGGACTTGGAGAAGTATATCAATATATTCTTCACCCTAAAAAAGGAAGTGAGAAAAAGTATAATGCCAAGGAACTAAGAACAATGCAGGACTGGATTGTTCGAAGACAGCTCAACGGAACTCCGGGAGTAGCTGAGATCAACAGTTTTGGAGGTGAGTTAAAACAATACGAAGTGGCCATTGATCCTAACCGGTTAAAGGCAATGGGAACCAGTATTACAGAAATCTTTACAGCCCTTGAAAAAAATAATCAAAATACAGGAGGCGCTTATATTGATAAAAAGCCTAACGCTTATTTCATCCGTGGAATCGGACTGGTAACTTCACTCGAAGATATTAAAAATATTGCCGTTAAAAATGAGACAGGAAGTGTTCCGATCTTCATCAAAGATGTTGCTGATGTTCGTTTAGGAAGTGCTGTTCGTTATGGAGCACTAACTTATGACGGAAAAGTAGACGCGGTAGGTGGAGTAGTGATGATGCTTAAAGGAGCAAACAGTAATGAAGTTGTCAACAATATTAAAGCAAAAATTCCCACCATTCAGAAATCTTTACCGGATGATGTGGTGATAGAGCCTTTCCTGGATAGGACAGATTTAGTAGGAAGAGCCATTAGTACCGTTGAAAAGAACCTGATAGAAGGTGCTTTGATTGTTATTTTCGTTCTTGTAGTCTTCCTTGGGAACCTTAGAGCCGGACTTATTGTAGCCTCTGCCATTCCGCTTTCTCTGCTGTTTGCTCTGGGAATGATGAATGTCTTTGGAGTAAGCGCCAACCTGATGAGCCTCGGGGCAATAGACTTCGGATTAATTGTGGATGGTGCTGTGATTATTGTAGAAGCAACGCTGCATCATCTAGGCGTAAGGAAATCAATGCGGACATTAACACAATCTGAAATGGATGAAGAAGTATTTCTTTCTGCATCAAAGATCAGAAGCAGTGCCGCGTTTGGTGAAATCATTATCCTGATTGTCTATATTCCGATTCTTACGTTGGCAGGAGTAGAAGGGAAAATGTTTACACCAATGGCGAAAACAGTAGGTTTTGCTATTCTCGGAGCTTTGATTTTATCTTTGACCTACATTCCGATGATGAGTGCGCTGTTTTTGTCGAAAAAAGTATCACACAAAGAAACATTCTCAGATAAAATGATGAATCGGCTGCAGAAGATTTACCAGCCATTATTACAGAAGGCCATAAAAGTAAAATATATTGTTGTTTCAGCAACGGTAGCT
Coding sequences:
- a CDS encoding FkbM family methyltransferase; protein product: MLINRLGTIISKLIFCFKINSSFSQTFLFIKNSKKYSSKFKKNIFLGKENNDIVTYNFILSQKNVPVHIRTYSGDFDIFYEVFWKKTYNIPAGLFLSDPQIIMDLGANVGLTSVFFALQYPKAKIYALEAEAENYESLKKNVSFSNNIISEHAAIDTKDGVVFLSSPDLSYNFKISDQIEENSNSVKAYSMQTYMNGLGIDHIDLLKIDIEGLEQLLLKNNNTWLKNVDNIIIELHDPYTIDQLRNDLLPFKFKVFAPDSFKGQKMIYATKNNI
- a CDS encoding DUF6660 family protein, translated to MNLLRWILAIYFMALSLMPCEDVSHPLNSGNKRISLSISENHSADKGDICSPLCACSCCQMTVSAFKMDALLETPEQIPAYFSKKILFHKNDFAYQVYDPIWQPPKI